A section of the Cololabis saira isolate AMF1-May2022 chromosome 6, fColSai1.1, whole genome shotgun sequence genome encodes:
- the LOC133445624 gene encoding uncharacterized protein LOC133445624 — translation MRFLLSGNWTSDEIWTLVVAETRGGVQVRRLLRFQPPPLTPHSLTLTPHSHHTHTNTHHTATPPQTPPNSPPNTPPQITPQITPKHPPDHPPNTPSPPKHPPDHPPNTPQITPPNTSQITPQITPQTPPKHPPDHPPNTPQITPQITPPKHPPDHPPNTPQITPQTPPKHPPNTPQINPQTPPRSPSKHPPDHPPDHPPQTPPRSPPKHPPDDPPNTPQITPQTPPRSPPKHPPDDPPNTPQITPQITSQITPQTPPNTLQITPQITPQHPPDHPPHHPPTPPR, via the exons TTTGGACTCTTGTTGTTGCGGAGACACGCGGTGGTGTTCAGGTCCGCAGGCTGCTGCGCTTCCAGCCCCCACCGCTCACACCACACTCACTAACACTCACACCACACTCACACCACACTCACACCAACACCCACCACACCGCTACACCCCCCCAAACACCCCCCAACTCACCCCCAAACACCCCCCCCCAGATCACCCCTCAGATCACCCCCAAACACCCCCCAGATCACCCCCCAAACACCCC ATCACCCCCCAAACACCCCCCAGATCACCCCCCAAACACCCCCCAGATCACCCCCCCAAACACCTCCCAGATCACCCCCCAGATCACTCCCCAAACACCCCCCAAACACCCCCCAGATCACCCTCCAAACACCCCCCAGATCACCCCCCAGATCACCCCCCCCAAACACCCCCCAGATCACCCCCCAAACACCCCCCAGATCACCCCCCAAACACCCCCCAAACACCCCCCAAACACCCCCCAGATCAACCCCCAAACACCCCCCAGATCACCCTCCAAACACCCCCCAGATCACCCCCCAGATCACCCCCCCCAAACACCCCCCAGATCACCCCCCAAACACCCCCCAGATGACCCCCCAAACACCCCCCAGATCACCCCTCAAACACCCCCCAGATCACCCCCCAAACACCCCCCAGATGACCCCCCAAACACCCCCCAGATCACCCCCCAGATCACCTCCCAGATCACCCCCCAAACACCCCCCAACACCCTGCAGATCACCCCCCAGATCACCCCCCAACACCCCCCAGATCACCCCCCACATCACCCCCCAACACCCCCCAGATAA